From the Peromyscus leucopus breed LL Stock chromosome 8b, UCI_PerLeu_2.1, whole genome shotgun sequence genome, one window contains:
- the Phykpl gene encoding 5-phosphohydroxy-L-lysine phospho-lyase isoform X1, whose amino-acid sequence MQPLQQAYYCVSGSKTLSFLGLFPGQHIRKNSSSCRLFFPEDPVKIIRGQGQYLYDEQGREFLDCINNVAHVGHCHPVVVQAAHEQNLVLNTNSRYLHDNIVDYAQRLSETLPEALSVFYFLNSGSEANDLALRLARQYTGHQDVVVLDHAYHGHLSSLIDISPYKFRDLDGQKEWVHVAPLPDTYRGPYREDHPNPAEAYASEVKHVIHTAQEKGRKIAAFFAESLPSVGGQIIPPAGYFSQVAEHIRRAGGLFVADEIQVGFGRVGKHFWAFQLEGKNFVPDIVTMGKCIGNGHPVACVATTQAVSRAFEATGVEYFNTFGGNPVSCAVGLAVLDVLETEQLQAHASNVGSFLMEHLSQQKAKHPIIGDVRGTGLFIGVDLIKDETLRTPATEEAEYLVSRLKENYIFLSTDGPGRNVLKFKPPMCFSLDNAQHVVAKLDDILTDMEEKVRSCKTLRIQPNSVKHPPGKRDLFIPTSTRESAPNATTCICWIMG is encoded by the exons ATGCAGCCTCTGCAGCAGGCCTACTACTGTGTGTCTGGGAGCAAAACCCTTTCTTTTCTGGGCCTGTTTCCTGGACAGCACATAAGGAAGAACTC CTCTTCCTGCAGACTCTTTTTTCCTGAAGATCCTGTTAAGATTATCCGAGGCCAAGGGCAGTACCTGTACGATGAGCAAGGGCGAGAGTTCCTGGACTGTATCAATAACGTGGCTCATG TCGGGCACTGCCACCCTGTCGTGGTCCAGGCCGCACATGAGCAGAACCTGGTGCTCAACACCAACAGCCGATACCTGCACGACAACATCGTGGACTATGCCCAGAGGCTGTCGGAGACCCTGCCGGAGGCGCTCTCCGTGTTTTATTTCCTGAATTCTGG GTCAGAAGCCAACGACCTGGCCTTGAGACTGGCTCGCCAATACACAGGACAccaggatgtggtggtattggACCA TGCTTACCACGGTCACCTGAGCTCCTTGATCGACATCAGTCCCTACAAGTTCCGGGACCTGGATGGCCAGAAGGAATGGGTCCATGTG GCTCCTCTCCCAGACACCTACCGGGGCCCTTATCGAGAAGACCACCCCAATCCAGCAGAGGCCTATGCCAGTGAGGTGAAGCATGTGATCCACACCGCACAGGAGAAGGGCAGGAAG ATCGCAGCCTTCTTCGCCGAGTccctgcccagtgtgggtgggcAGATCATTCCCCCTGCTGGCTACTTCTCCCAGGTGGCAGA GCACATTCGCAGGGCTGGAGGGCTCTTTGTCGCCGATGAGATCCAGGTGGGTTTTGGCCGAGTTGGCAAGCACTTTTGGGCCTTCCAGCTGGAGGGGAAAAACTTTGTCCCTGACATTGTCACCATGGGCAAGTGCATCGGCAATGGTCACCCTGTTGCCTGCGTGGCCACTACCCAAGCCGTGTCAAGGGCATTTGAAGCCACTGGTGTCGAATACTTCAACACG TTTGGAGGCAACCCAGTGTCCTGTGCTGTGGGGCTGGCAGTCCTGGATGTCTTGGAAACAGAACAGCTCCAGGCTCATGCCAGTAATGTGGGCAGTTTCCTAATGGAGCACCTCAGCCAGCAGAAAGCCAAGCATCCTATTATTGGGGATGTCAG GGGCACTGGGCTCTTTATCGGTGTGGATCTGATCAAAGATGAGACCTTGAGGACACCAGCAACTGAAGAGGcagaatacttggtctccag GCTGAAGGAGAACTACATTTTCCTGAGCACTGATGGCCCTGGAAGGAACGTCCTGAAGTTCAAGCCTCCAATGTGCTTCAGCCTGGACAATGCACAACATGTAGTAGCAAAGCTGGATGACATTCTAACCG ACATGGAAGAAAAAGTAAGAAGTTGCAAAACACTGAGGATCCAGCCAAACTCGGTCAAGCACCCTCCAGGTAAGCGGGACTTGTTTATTCCCACCTCCACCAGGGAGTCAGCCCCCAATGCTACAACTTGCATTTGCTGGATAATGGGATAA
- the Phykpl gene encoding 5-phosphohydroxy-L-lysine phospho-lyase isoform X3 yields the protein MQPLQQAYYCVSGSKTLSFLGLFPGQHIRKNSSSCRLFFPEDPVKIIRGQGQYLYDEQGREFLDCINNVAHVGHCHPVVVQAAHEQNLVLNTNSRYLHDNIVDYAQRLSETLPEALSVFYFLNSGSEANDLALRLARQYTGHQDVVVLDHAYHGHLSSLIDISPYKFRDLDGQKEWVHVAPLPDTYRGPYREDHPNPAEAYASEVKHVIHTAQEKGRKIAAFFAESLPSVGGQIIPPAGYFSQVAEHIRRAGGLFVADEIQVGFGRVGKHFWAFQLEGKNFVPDIVTMGKCIGNGHPVACVATTQAVSRAFEATGVEYFNTFGGNPVSCAVGLAVLDVLETEQLQAHASNVGSFLMEHLSQQKAKHPIIGDVRGTGLFIGVDLIKDETLRTPATEEAEYLVSRLKENYIFLSTDGPGRNVLKFKPPMCFSLDNAQHVVAKLDDILTDMEEKVRSCKTLRIQPNSVKHPPEDIHPTQIP from the exons ATGCAGCCTCTGCAGCAGGCCTACTACTGTGTGTCTGGGAGCAAAACCCTTTCTTTTCTGGGCCTGTTTCCTGGACAGCACATAAGGAAGAACTC CTCTTCCTGCAGACTCTTTTTTCCTGAAGATCCTGTTAAGATTATCCGAGGCCAAGGGCAGTACCTGTACGATGAGCAAGGGCGAGAGTTCCTGGACTGTATCAATAACGTGGCTCATG TCGGGCACTGCCACCCTGTCGTGGTCCAGGCCGCACATGAGCAGAACCTGGTGCTCAACACCAACAGCCGATACCTGCACGACAACATCGTGGACTATGCCCAGAGGCTGTCGGAGACCCTGCCGGAGGCGCTCTCCGTGTTTTATTTCCTGAATTCTGG GTCAGAAGCCAACGACCTGGCCTTGAGACTGGCTCGCCAATACACAGGACAccaggatgtggtggtattggACCA TGCTTACCACGGTCACCTGAGCTCCTTGATCGACATCAGTCCCTACAAGTTCCGGGACCTGGATGGCCAGAAGGAATGGGTCCATGTG GCTCCTCTCCCAGACACCTACCGGGGCCCTTATCGAGAAGACCACCCCAATCCAGCAGAGGCCTATGCCAGTGAGGTGAAGCATGTGATCCACACCGCACAGGAGAAGGGCAGGAAG ATCGCAGCCTTCTTCGCCGAGTccctgcccagtgtgggtgggcAGATCATTCCCCCTGCTGGCTACTTCTCCCAGGTGGCAGA GCACATTCGCAGGGCTGGAGGGCTCTTTGTCGCCGATGAGATCCAGGTGGGTTTTGGCCGAGTTGGCAAGCACTTTTGGGCCTTCCAGCTGGAGGGGAAAAACTTTGTCCCTGACATTGTCACCATGGGCAAGTGCATCGGCAATGGTCACCCTGTTGCCTGCGTGGCCACTACCCAAGCCGTGTCAAGGGCATTTGAAGCCACTGGTGTCGAATACTTCAACACG TTTGGAGGCAACCCAGTGTCCTGTGCTGTGGGGCTGGCAGTCCTGGATGTCTTGGAAACAGAACAGCTCCAGGCTCATGCCAGTAATGTGGGCAGTTTCCTAATGGAGCACCTCAGCCAGCAGAAAGCCAAGCATCCTATTATTGGGGATGTCAG GGGCACTGGGCTCTTTATCGGTGTGGATCTGATCAAAGATGAGACCTTGAGGACACCAGCAACTGAAGAGGcagaatacttggtctccag GCTGAAGGAGAACTACATTTTCCTGAGCACTGATGGCCCTGGAAGGAACGTCCTGAAGTTCAAGCCTCCAATGTGCTTCAGCCTGGACAATGCACAACATGTAGTAGCAAAGCTGGATGACATTCTAACCG ACATGGAAGAAAAAGTAAGAAGTTGCAAAACACTGAGGATCCAGCCAAACTCGGTCAAGCACCCTCCAG AAGATATTCATCCTACTCAAATACCCTAA
- the Phykpl gene encoding 5-phosphohydroxy-L-lysine phospho-lyase isoform X2 — protein MAADSRAKAATLDLRRRLLSSSCRLFFPEDPVKIIRGQGQYLYDEQGREFLDCINNVAHVGHCHPVVVQAAHEQNLVLNTNSRYLHDNIVDYAQRLSETLPEALSVFYFLNSGSEANDLALRLARQYTGHQDVVVLDHAYHGHLSSLIDISPYKFRDLDGQKEWVHVAPLPDTYRGPYREDHPNPAEAYASEVKHVIHTAQEKGRKIAAFFAESLPSVGGQIIPPAGYFSQVAEHIRRAGGLFVADEIQVGFGRVGKHFWAFQLEGKNFVPDIVTMGKCIGNGHPVACVATTQAVSRAFEATGVEYFNTFGGNPVSCAVGLAVLDVLETEQLQAHASNVGSFLMEHLSQQKAKHPIIGDVRGTGLFIGVDLIKDETLRTPATEEAEYLVSRLKENYIFLSTDGPGRNVLKFKPPMCFSLDNAQHVVAKLDDILTDMEEKVRSCKTLRIQPNSVKHPPGKRDLFIPTSTRESAPNATTCICWIMG, from the exons ATGGCCGCGGATTCGCGCGCCAAGGCGGCCACTCTGGACCTGAGGCGCCGGCTGCTCAG CTCTTCCTGCAGACTCTTTTTTCCTGAAGATCCTGTTAAGATTATCCGAGGCCAAGGGCAGTACCTGTACGATGAGCAAGGGCGAGAGTTCCTGGACTGTATCAATAACGTGGCTCATG TCGGGCACTGCCACCCTGTCGTGGTCCAGGCCGCACATGAGCAGAACCTGGTGCTCAACACCAACAGCCGATACCTGCACGACAACATCGTGGACTATGCCCAGAGGCTGTCGGAGACCCTGCCGGAGGCGCTCTCCGTGTTTTATTTCCTGAATTCTGG GTCAGAAGCCAACGACCTGGCCTTGAGACTGGCTCGCCAATACACAGGACAccaggatgtggtggtattggACCA TGCTTACCACGGTCACCTGAGCTCCTTGATCGACATCAGTCCCTACAAGTTCCGGGACCTGGATGGCCAGAAGGAATGGGTCCATGTG GCTCCTCTCCCAGACACCTACCGGGGCCCTTATCGAGAAGACCACCCCAATCCAGCAGAGGCCTATGCCAGTGAGGTGAAGCATGTGATCCACACCGCACAGGAGAAGGGCAGGAAG ATCGCAGCCTTCTTCGCCGAGTccctgcccagtgtgggtgggcAGATCATTCCCCCTGCTGGCTACTTCTCCCAGGTGGCAGA GCACATTCGCAGGGCTGGAGGGCTCTTTGTCGCCGATGAGATCCAGGTGGGTTTTGGCCGAGTTGGCAAGCACTTTTGGGCCTTCCAGCTGGAGGGGAAAAACTTTGTCCCTGACATTGTCACCATGGGCAAGTGCATCGGCAATGGTCACCCTGTTGCCTGCGTGGCCACTACCCAAGCCGTGTCAAGGGCATTTGAAGCCACTGGTGTCGAATACTTCAACACG TTTGGAGGCAACCCAGTGTCCTGTGCTGTGGGGCTGGCAGTCCTGGATGTCTTGGAAACAGAACAGCTCCAGGCTCATGCCAGTAATGTGGGCAGTTTCCTAATGGAGCACCTCAGCCAGCAGAAAGCCAAGCATCCTATTATTGGGGATGTCAG GGGCACTGGGCTCTTTATCGGTGTGGATCTGATCAAAGATGAGACCTTGAGGACACCAGCAACTGAAGAGGcagaatacttggtctccag GCTGAAGGAGAACTACATTTTCCTGAGCACTGATGGCCCTGGAAGGAACGTCCTGAAGTTCAAGCCTCCAATGTGCTTCAGCCTGGACAATGCACAACATGTAGTAGCAAAGCTGGATGACATTCTAACCG ACATGGAAGAAAAAGTAAGAAGTTGCAAAACACTGAGGATCCAGCCAAACTCGGTCAAGCACCCTCCAGGTAAGCGGGACTTGTTTATTCCCACCTCCACCAGGGAGTCAGCCCCCAATGCTACAACTTGCATTTGCTGGATAATGGGATAA
- the Hnrnpab gene encoding heterogeneous nuclear ribonucleoprotein A/B isoform X2: MSDAAEEQPMETTGATENGHEAAPEGEAPIEPSAGAAAPAAPAASGGGTTATPSGNQNGAEGDQINASKNEEDAGKMFVGGLSWDTSKKDLKDYFTKFGEVVDCTIKMDPNTGRSRGFGFILFKDSSSVEKVLDQKEHRLDGRVIDPKKAMAMKKDPVKKIFVGGLNPEATEEKIREYFGQFGEIEAIELPIDPKLNKRRGFVFITFKEEDPVKKVLEKKFHTVSGSKCEIKVAQPKEVYQQQQYGSGGRGNRNRGNRGSGGGGGQGSTNYGKSQRRGGHQNNYKPY; encoded by the exons ATGTCGGACGCGGCTGAGGAGCAGCCCATGGAGACGACTGGCGCCACCGAGAACGGACACGAGGCCGCCCCCGAAGGCGAGGCCCCGATCGAGCCCAGCGCTGGGGCCGCGGCCCCCGCGGCCCCGGCCGCGTCTGGGGGCGGGACCACGGCCACCCCGAGCGGGAACCAGAACGGCGCCGAGGGTGATCAGATCAACGCCAGCAAGAACGAGGAGGACGCGGG AAAAATGTTCGTTGGTGGTTTGAGCTGGGATACCAGCAAAAAAGATTTAAAGGATTATTTTACTAAGTTTGGAGAGGTCGTTGACTGTACAATTAAAATGGATCCCAACACTGGACGATCAAGAGGGTTTGGGTTTATCCTGTTCAAAGATTCTTCCAGTGTGGAGAAG GTCTTAGACCAGAAGGAACACAGGCTGGATGGTCGTGTTATTGACCCTAAAAAAGCTATGGCTATGAAGAAGGATCCtgtgaagaaaatatttgtggGAGGTCTGAACCCTGAAGCCACAGAGGAAAAGATCAGAGAATACTTTGGCCAGTTTGGGGAG ATTGAAGCCATTGAGCTTCCAATAGATCCCAAGTTGAACAAAAGacggggttttgtttttattacatttaaagaGGAAGACCCTGTGAAGAAAGTTCTGGAGAAAAAGTTTCATACTGTCAGTGGAAGCAAG TGTGAAATCAAGGTTGCCCAGCCCAAAGAGGTGTATCAGCAACAGCAGTATGGCTCTGGGGGCCGAGGAAACCGCAATCGAGGGAACCGAGgcagtggtggaggtggag GTCAGGGTAGTACAAATTACGGGAAGAGCCAGCGACGCGGTGGCCATCAGAATAACTACAAGCCATACTGA
- the Hnrnpab gene encoding heterogeneous nuclear ribonucleoprotein A/B isoform X1: MSDAAEEQPMETTGATENGHEAAPEGEAPIEPSAGAAAPAAPAASGGGTTATPSGNQNGAEGDQINASKNEEDAGKMFVGGLSWDTSKKDLKDYFTKFGEVVDCTIKMDPNTGRSRGFGFILFKDSSSVEKVLDQKEHRLDGRVIDPKKAMAMKKDPVKKIFVGGLNPEATEEKIREYFGQFGEIEAIELPIDPKLNKRRGFVFITFKEEDPVKKVLEKKFHTVSGSKCEIKVAQPKEVYQQQQYGSGGRGNRNRGNRGSGGGGGQSQSWNQGYGNYWNQGYGYQQGYGPGYGGYDYSPYGYYGYGPGYDYSQGSTNYGKSQRRGGHQNNYKPY, encoded by the exons ATGTCGGACGCGGCTGAGGAGCAGCCCATGGAGACGACTGGCGCCACCGAGAACGGACACGAGGCCGCCCCCGAAGGCGAGGCCCCGATCGAGCCCAGCGCTGGGGCCGCGGCCCCCGCGGCCCCGGCCGCGTCTGGGGGCGGGACCACGGCCACCCCGAGCGGGAACCAGAACGGCGCCGAGGGTGATCAGATCAACGCCAGCAAGAACGAGGAGGACGCGGG AAAAATGTTCGTTGGTGGTTTGAGCTGGGATACCAGCAAAAAAGATTTAAAGGATTATTTTACTAAGTTTGGAGAGGTCGTTGACTGTACAATTAAAATGGATCCCAACACTGGACGATCAAGAGGGTTTGGGTTTATCCTGTTCAAAGATTCTTCCAGTGTGGAGAAG GTCTTAGACCAGAAGGAACACAGGCTGGATGGTCGTGTTATTGACCCTAAAAAAGCTATGGCTATGAAGAAGGATCCtgtgaagaaaatatttgtggGAGGTCTGAACCCTGAAGCCACAGAGGAAAAGATCAGAGAATACTTTGGCCAGTTTGGGGAG ATTGAAGCCATTGAGCTTCCAATAGATCCCAAGTTGAACAAAAGacggggttttgtttttattacatttaaagaGGAAGACCCTGTGAAGAAAGTTCTGGAGAAAAAGTTTCATACTGTCAGTGGAAGCAAG TGTGAAATCAAGGTTGCCCAGCCCAAAGAGGTGTATCAGCAACAGCAGTATGGCTCTGGGGGCCGAGGAAACCGCAATCGAGGGAACCGAGgcagtggtggaggtggag GTCAGAGTCAGAGTTGGAATCAGGGCTACGGCAACTACTGGAACCAGGGCTACGGCTACCAGCAGGGCTACGGGCCCGGCTATGGCGGCTACGACTACTCGCCCTATGGCTATTACGGCTACGGCCCCGGCTACGACTACA GTCAGGGTAGTACAAATTACGGGAAGAGCCAGCGACGCGGTGGCCATCAGAATAACTACAAGCCATACTGA